DNA from Polaribacter sp. NJDZ03:
GCTATTAACGATCCCAATCCAGTGCTTTTCTTTGAGCACAAAGCGTTGTATAGATCTGTTTACCAAGATGTTTCAGAGAATTATTTTACCACAGAAATAGGTAAAGCTGCACTTTTAAAAGAAGGTAAACAACTTACAATTATCAGTTATGGAGCAGCAATACATTGGGTTTTAGATGTTTTAGAAAAGAATAAAAATATCTGTGCAGATGTTATAGATCTAAGAAGCCTACAGCCTTTAGATGTAGAAACTATATATAGATCTGTTAAAAAAACGGGTAAAGCCATTATAGTACAAGAAGATTCTTTGTTTAGTGGAATTTCAAGTGATATTTCTGCTTTAATCAATGAAAATTGTTTTGAACACTTAGATGCCCCCGTAAAGAGAGTCGCTAGTTTAGAAACTCCAATTCCGTTTGATAAAAACTTAGAAAATCAATATTTAGGGAAAAATAGATTAGAAAAAATGCTTTTAAATTTGATAGATTATTAAAAATTGCTATTTTTAGATCTTAAACACTTACTAATGAACAACAAACAAATCACCTTAAAAAACCGTCCACTAGGAGCACCAGATAAAAATACTTGGCAATTTAAAGAAACCCCAATTCCTGCTTTAGAAGATGGAGAAATTTTAATTCAACAACATTATATTTCTTTAGATCCGGCAATGCGTGGTTGGATGAATGACACCAAATCATATATTCCGCCAGTAGCATTAGATAGTGTAATGAGAGCTGGTTCTATTGGTAAAGTGATTCAGAATAATAACAATCCTAATTTTCAAATTGGTGATTGTGTTTCTGGATGGGGAGGCGTACAACAATATATTGTTTCAGACGGAGAAGGCTGTTTTAAAGTAGATGAAAAAGTGGCTTCAATGCCAACTTTTTTAGGCATTTTAGGAATGCCAGGAATGACTGCTTATTTTGGTGTTTTAGAGGTAGCCAAAATAAAAGAAGGCGATATTGTATTGGTTTCTGGTGCAGCAGGAGCTGTTGGTAGTATTGTTGGCCAGATTGCAAAAATTAAAGGCTGTACCGTGATTGGTATTGCGGGCGGAAAAGAAAAATGCGATTATATTGTAAATGAGTTAGGTTTTGATGCTGCCATCGATTATAAATCAGAAAATATTTATACTGCACTAAAACAAAAATGCCCAAAAGGAATTGATGTTTATTTTGATAATGTAGGCGGAAAAATTTTAGATGCTGCTTTAAGTAAATTACGAATGAGAGCAACCGTAGTAATTTGCGGTGCAATTTCTCAATACAATAACAAAAAGAAAGTAGCCGGACCAAGTAATTACCTGTCTTTATTAGTTACTCGTTCTACAATGAAAGGCATGGTAGTAACAGATTATTCTAAAGATTTTGGCAAAGCGGCAAAACAAATGGCAGTTTGGTTACAAGAAGGTAAATTAAAGTCTCGCGAAGATATCTATGAAGGAATTGAAAATTTTCATGAAACCTACAACAGATTATTTTCTGGTGAGAAAAAAGGTAAATTAGTGCTAAAAGTAATAGAATAGTGGAAGTAGAACATTTTTTTCAATGCCCTTATTGTTGGGAAGAAATCTCAATGATTTTAGACCAAAGCATATATAAACAAACCTACATAGAAGATTGCGAGGTTTGTTGCAACCCCATAGAAATTACGCCAATTTTTGAGGAAGGTGAGTTGGTTAGTTTTAATGCACAGTCTATAGAGCAATAATATTACACAGAGATGCGCAGAGTTTATCACTGAGACTCGCAAAGATTTTTTTGATATTTTCTCTGTGAATCTCTGCGAAATAATTTTTTCAATCAGAGCTAGAATTATTTTCTAATATTTTATAATTTTTCAGAAATACACAGTTTGTAAAAATGAACTGTAGATTATAGTTTTCACAGCAATAAAAAAGTAAAATACTTTTTTAAGTAAATTATTTTAAAATTAAACTCCGTGAACCTCTGTGTTTTTACTCCGAGAATCGCCACGAAACAACTTTTTTACCCAACAGGATTTACCCAAGAAAAAGCTTTAAATAAACCATTCCAATCATCGGGAAAAGAAGCTTTTAGAATAAGATATTCTTCTGTAAACGGATGTTTAAATTCTAGTTTCCCTGCATGTAAAAACATGTTTTTCCAACCAAAATTTTCTTCAAACATTACATCGTGATTCTTGTCTCCATATTTTGTATCACCAATTAAAGGGTGACTTATTTTATTTGAGTGCACACGCAATTGATGCATTCGTCCTGTTTTTGGAGACAATTCGACTAAGCTATAACGAGAAGAATCGTACGGTTTTACAGGAATATCTAAAGTTACTTGCGCTAACGTTTTTAAATGAGTTAATGCCTCTTTGTGCACATTAGAATCTCTTCCTTTTACAGGAGAATCTATAATTTTAGATTCTGGAGAAAAACCACGAACAACCCCATAATAAGTTTTCTGAATTTGATCTGCCGTAAACAAATCTTGAAACTTAGAGACATGATACGTTTCCTTTGCAAGTAGAATAATACCAGATGTTTTTCGATCCAATCGATGAATTGGGTAAAATTTACCACCTATTTGTTCATCTAATAGCTGTAAAAGAGATTTTTCATCAGCAACATTTCTAGAATGATGTGCATGGTGTACAAGTACATTATTGGGTTTCGCAACACAAATAATATACTCATCCTGATAAATTATAGGGATTTCCATAAATAATTATAATAATTTTTGAAGTTGATACTCTAGTTCTGTTACTGAAATTTTTTCTTTAATAATGCCGCCGTTTCCATCAATCAACACCATATAAGGTATTGCTTTAACACCATACATAGAAGAAATTCTACCAAAATCATCAAAGATATGATGCCAACTTAGCATCTTATCTTGTTCAATTCCTTTTTTCCAAGCCTCTCTTGTTTTATCCTCAGAAACAGTAAGAATTGTAAAGCCTTTGTTTTTATACCTATCGTAAAGTTGCTTAACTCTAGGCGTTACTACTCTACAAGGTCCACACCAGCTTGCCCAAAAATCGATTAGCACTATTTTTTTCCCTTTAATTATCGATTTTAAGGAAATTAACTCTCTATTTATTCCATCTCCAGAAAACATAATTGCAGGTTTTCTATATATTTTTTTAGCATTCGCTTCAACTACTATTGCCTTTTTTGCCAATGCATCATCAGTAATTTTTTGTAACTTTTTAATCTCTTTAGTTAAAACACTTTTTAACA
Protein-coding regions in this window:
- a CDS encoding NADP-dependent oxidoreductase encodes the protein MNNKQITLKNRPLGAPDKNTWQFKETPIPALEDGEILIQQHYISLDPAMRGWMNDTKSYIPPVALDSVMRAGSIGKVIQNNNNPNFQIGDCVSGWGGVQQYIVSDGEGCFKVDEKVASMPTFLGILGMPGMTAYFGVLEVAKIKEGDIVLVSGAAGAVGSIVGQIAKIKGCTVIGIAGGKEKCDYIVNELGFDAAIDYKSENIYTALKQKCPKGIDVYFDNVGGKILDAALSKLRMRATVVICGAISQYNNKKKVAGPSNYLSLLVTRSTMKGMVVTDYSKDFGKAAKQMAVWLQEGKLKSREDIYEGIENFHETYNRLFSGEKKGKLVLKVIE
- a CDS encoding CPXCG motif-containing cysteine-rich protein, coding for MEVEHFFQCPYCWEEISMILDQSIYKQTYIEDCEVCCNPIEITPIFEEGELVSFNAQSIEQ
- a CDS encoding pseudouridine synthase: MEIPIIYQDEYIICVAKPNNVLVHHAHHSRNVADEKSLLQLLDEQIGGKFYPIHRLDRKTSGIILLAKETYHVSKFQDLFTADQIQKTYYGVVRGFSPESKIIDSPVKGRDSNVHKEALTHLKTLAQVTLDIPVKPYDSSRYSLVELSPKTGRMHQLRVHSNKISHPLIGDTKYGDKNHDVMFEENFGWKNMFLHAGKLEFKHPFTEEYLILKASFPDDWNGLFKAFSWVNPVG